GTGTTCAGCGGTACAGCCGAGGTGCTCGCCAGCGGCGATCAGCGCATCGGCAAGCTCGCCAGCGGCGGTGAGATGAGGCTGCGTACCAGCGCCGGCAGCCGCGGCAACATTGCCTTCGGCACCCTGGTGGCTGGCGATCCCGCCAGTGTCGGCGGCGGCTACCGCCTGGGCGCACCCGCTCTCACGGTCAGTGCCGATGGCTCGCTGCTGCGCCAGGCCGCCGGGCTGGGTGATGCGACTGCCGAGGGCATGCTCACCCTGACCGGCGAACGCTTCGACGTCGGTGAGCTGCGCAGTGCCGGGGCCGATGTGACCCTGGACGCGGTGACCGATCTGCGGGCCGACCGGGCCGATGCCCGCCGGGATCTGCGGATCGGCGCTGGCGGCGATATGGTGATCGGCCAGGTGGAATACGGCAACGAACTCTCCCTGCGGGCCGGGCGCCATCTCCGGGCCCGGGTGGGCGGCGACATACGCTTCGCCACCGCCGAGGTGGGCGGCGACGCCGAGCTGTGGTCCGGCGGCGTGATCGCCCTGGACAGCCTGCAGGCCGGCGGCAAGGTCACCCTAGACGCAGAGGGCGACGTCACCGCCGATACCCTGGTGCAAGCCGGCGGCAGCGTCGCGCTGCGTAGCCGACAGAATGTGCGCGCCGACCGCGTGGTCGCCGGCGGTGGTGTCACCGTGGCGGCGGCGGGCGAGGCCCGGGTGCGGGAGATCCAGGCCGGTGGCGCCAGCGAGATTACCGCGGGCGGCCTGCTGCGGGTCGAGCAGCTGCAGGTCGCCGACGGCGGCTTCAGCGCCAGCTCCGGCGCCGATACCCGGCTGGATACCGCCGCGGTGGCGGGGACGGTGAGCCTGGATGCCGGTGCCGATCTGGTGCTGGGCAGCATCGTCAGCGGCGCCGATCAGTGGCTGAGCGCCGGTGGCGCGGCAACCCTGTCCGAGCTCATCAGCCAGGGGGCGATCTATCTCGCGGCCCGGGGTGGCGCCATCAGCGCCGATCGCGCCAGCGCCGGCACCGACTTGCGGGCGGAGGCGGGGGCCGTGTTGGATTTCGAGCAGTTCCAGGCCGGCGGTTGGATGGCCCTGGATGCCGGCGGCGACATCACCGGCCGCTCCCTGCTCAGCGGCGCCAGCCTGACGGCCAATGCCGGGGTGGTCGGCGAGCGGGTCACCGTGCCCGGCGCCAGCCTGAGCGTGGACACGCTGGCGGCAGCGGCACTGACGGCCCGTGCGGGTGCCGCGGTGACCCTGGGCTCGGCGCGGGTGGCTCATCGTGCCGATCTGCGGGCGGCCGAGCGTATCCGCGCCGATCTCCGGCACACCGGCGGCGGCCGCGTGCTGATGAGCGCCAGCGCCGTCGGCGGCGCCCCCACCGATAGCCTTGTCCTCAACATCGATGCGCCGGTGGGCGCGCAGTTCGATACCCTGGCCGCGCGGCGGGCGAGCATTGTCAGCAGCGGCGCGGATTTCGGCGTACGGGCGGGCCATGTCGAGGAGCAGCTGGATCTGCACACCGCCCAGGCGCATCTGCTGATGGACAATATCGATCGTTCGCGACGCCGGGTGGATGTGCACCTGTACGAGCCTGACAAGCGTTTCAGCCTGCAGCAGACCGGCCGGCTGACCTTCACCGACAGTTACGTGGTGGCCTACACCCCGGGTTTCGCGGTGCAAGTGCCGAACTTCACCCCGCAACGCGCGCCGACGCCGGTGCCGGTGGACGGTCGCAGCCTGGCCAAGGACAGCGAGCAGGAAAGTCGCGGCGGCGAGCGCGGGCCGGTACAGCGCTGGCGGCAGGCCGGGCCGGCGCCGGGCGCCGACGCCGACGCCGCCGGCAATTCCCCGCTGAGCCTGATCGACGGCGCTAGCGGGGTGAACCTGCGAGATGAGGTCGCGACGTCGGCTGGCCGGGACGATAACGAGGATTAGCGAGTCGATGGCGGGCGCGGCATGTCGCGCCCGCTATCGGCTGCGGAGAGATTGCCCATGAGAAAACGCCGACGCCTGCTGTGGGGCGCCGTGGCCTGTTTGCTGGCGGCGCCGCCGGTGCTGGCCGATACCGCCCTGCCGCCGCTGGAGGCGCCCAGCACCGCGCCCACGCCGTTCCAGCGCCAGCAGGAGCGCTTCCGCCAGGATCAGGACGCCGGGGAGGTGCCGGATCGGGTGGTGATCGAAGGTGGGCAGGCGCGGGCGGACGCGCCCCTGCCCGAGGACGGCACGCGTTTTCTGCTGCGCGGCGTGCGTTTCGACCGCTCCGCGTTCCTGGAGAAGGCCTTGCTGCTCCGGCTGGCGGCGGACTATGTCGGCCGGGAAATCGGCTTTGCTGAACTCAACGAATTGGTCGCCCGCATCAATGACCGCTACAGCGAGCGGGGTCTGCTCACGGCCCGCGCCTTGATCCCCCCCCAGCGCATCGAACAGGGCGTGGTGCAGGTGCGGCTGGTGGAAGGACGGCTGGGGGAGCTACAACTGGAGGGCGTCGAGTACAGCAGCCCATCCTATCTGCGCGGGCTGCTGCCGGTGGCCGAGGGGGAGGTGCTGGACGTGGAGCGGCTGGCCCGGGTGCTGCGCTACTACAACGCCGGTAACGAGCTGGATCTGCGTCTGGGCCTGCGTCCGGGGGGCGGCTTCGGCGAAACGGACCTGGTGCTGCGGGTGGCGGAGCCGACCCGCAACGCCCTGCAGTTCTTCCTCGATAATGCCGGCACCGACAACACCGGCGAGCTGCAGTTGGGCGTTTACTATCTGCGCCGGGGCCTGTTCGGCCGGGGAGACAATGCCAGCCTGTTTCTGCTGGGCAGCGAGGGCGCGCTCAGTGGCAGCGCCAGCTACGAGGCGCCGGTCAACCGCTGGGGCGGGCGGCTGCAGCTGGCCCTCAGCAATGGCGAGATCGAGATCATCCAGGGGCCGTTCCAGGCGCTGGCCATCACCGGCGAGTCCGACGCCCTCAGCCTGGAGTACCGCCAGCCCCTGTGGCTGGGGGATGACTGGACCCTGGGGGGCGTGCTGCGTGCCAGCCACAGCGAGTCCACCACGCTGATCGATGGCATTGCCCTGACCGAATCCAGCGTTGACAGCTATGGTCTGGGGGCGCGGTTGAGCGGTGGTGGTGAGCGCCAGCGCTGGAGCCTGCACGGCGATCTGACGCGGATCACCGGGGAGGACATCCTCGGCGATCAGACCTCGGATCTGCTCTTTCGCGGCGGGCTGAGCTGGCTGCGGCGGCTGGGCGAGCGCAGTTACGCCCAGGCCCGGGGGGGCTGGCAATATGGCCCGGTGGCGGGGCTGCCCGCCTCCGAATTGTTCCAGGTCGGCGGCGTCAACAGCGTGCGGGGCTATCCCCAGGGGGCGCTGTCCGGCGGTCGCGGTTACTATCTCAACCTGGAGTGGCACTGGCAGGGCTGGCGGCACCTGCAGCCCTATCTGTTTGTGGATCACGGCGCGGTCTGGGCCGACAGCCCGGAGCACGAGACCATCACCGCCGTCGGGTTGGGCGGGCGCTGGCAGTGGGGCCGGCATCTGCAGGGCGAGCTGTCCGCCGGCCATGCCATCAATGACGTCATCCCGGACCAGGATTCCGCGCAGTTGCACCTGCGTCTGGTCTGGGCCACCAACTGGAATTGACCACGGGCGGGTACGGCCCGGCAAACACCACCGAACGAGGGAAACCATGTCGACCATGCTGTTCTACAACAAGATCGTCCCACTCAACGCCGAGCAACACGGCAAGCTCAAGCTGCGCCAGAGCGAGGGCGACGCCGGCTTCGCCGCCAGGGCCAACTGGGTGCCGCTGGCGGGTACCGAGTTCTTCCAGGCCAGCCGGGACTTCCCCGTCATCTTCTCGGGGCAGGGCGAGGACCTGGTGCCGGTGGCCCTGCTGGGGCTGAGCGAGCGGCAGAACCTGTTCATCGACAAGAAGGGGCATTGGGAGGCGGGCGTCTATGTGCCGGCCTTCGTGCGCCGTTACCCCTTCGTGCTGGCCCATGGCGAGGAGGGCGAGACCAGCGAACAGCTGACCGTGTGCATCGACGAGAGCTGGAAGGGCTTCAACGACAAGGACGGCCAGGCGCTGTTCAAGGACGGCGAGCAGAGCGATTTCCTCACGGAGATCGTCGAGTTCCTGCAGCTCTTCCACGGCGAAATGCTGCGCACCCGCCGCTTCACCGCGCGGCTGCGGGAGCTGGATCTGCTGGTGCGCAAGGACCTGCAGTTGCAGGACGCCCGGGGCCGCAGCTATATCATCCAGGACTTCCAGGTGGTGGACGAGGAGCGATTGGACGGGCTGGAAGACGCCCAGTTGATTGAGCTGCAACGCAGCGGCTTTCTGGCCTGGATCCACGCCCATCTGATCTCCCTGGGCAATACCACCCGTTTGCAGCGCCGCCTGCCCGCCTGACTCGATACGCCCCGGCCGTCGGGCCGGGGCGCGCCTGCCGCGCCTCGCGTTCGAACGCTTCCTTGATCCGGCTCAAGACGTCCCGTCCCCTGGCCGATAAGCTTGGCAGTCGTTGTCCAAGAGGCCGGCGCGCCCCATCCGCGCCGGAGGAGTCTGCATGCGCGTCAATCTGCCAGTGACCGGCCGCGAGCGGCCAGTACCGCCTGAAGCCCGGCTGATCAGCACCACCACCCGCAAGGGCGTGATCACCTACGTCAACGAAGCGTTCTGCCAGGTGGCGGGTTACCGTCCGTCGGAGCTGCTGGGCCAGGCCCACAACGTCATCCGTCACCCGGACATGCCCGCGCCGGTGTTCCGGAATCTCTGGGATACCCTCAAGGCCGGGCGGCCCTGGATGGGGGTGGTGAAGAACCGCTGCAAGAACGGCGATTACTATTGGGTGAGCGCCTATGTCTCGCCCCTGTTCGAGCACGGGGAGTGGGTGGGATATCAGTCCGTTCGCACCCGGGCCAGCGCCGAGCAGATTGCCCGGGCGCAGAAGCTCTACGCGAAGATACGCCGCCGAGACCGCCTGCCCCGGCGGCTGCTCAGCGGAACCCGCCAGCGGGTGGCGCTCGCCATGGCCATCGCCGCGTTCGGCGGCGCCGCCCTGACGGGGCTGGCGGAGCAGGCGGGCTGGAGCAGCGCCGCATCGCTTGCGGCCGTGTCGGGGCTGGCGTTGCTCGCCGGCGGTGTGGGCTACGGCCTCACCCGGCACCTGCAGGCCCTCAAGGCCCATGCTCAGCGCATCTTCGAGAATTCGGTGGGTAGCTACGTCTATGGCAATGGCTACGACGAGGCGGCGGCGGCGGAGCTGGCGCTGGCCATGCAGAACTCCCGCAACAACACCCTGTTGGGGCGTATCGAGGACTTCAGCGCCCAGCTGCTGGAGAGCTCCCGCGGCGTGGAGCAGGCCTCGGTGAAGACCGAGCAGGCCATCGGCGCCCAGCGCGGCGACATCGAGCAGGTGGCCGCGGCCATCAACGAGATGAACGCCGCCGCCCAGGAGATTTCCCGCAACACCACCGTGGCCAGCGAGGCCGCCGGCGAAGGGGCCGACGAGGCCGAATCGGGCCGCGGGGTGATCGCCGAATCCACCCGGGCCATGCAGAGCCTGGCCTCCGAGGTGCAGCAGGCCGCCGAGGTGATCCAGCGGCTGCGCGCCGAAAGCGAAGGCATACGCGGCATTGTCGATGCCATCAACGCCATCACCGAACAGACCAATCTGCTGGCGCTGAACGCGGCCATCGAAGCGGCCCGGGCGGGTGATGCGGGGCGCGGCTTTGCCGTGGTGGCCGACGAGGTGCGCACCCTGGCAAGCCGCGCCGGCGAGTCGGCCACCGAGATCGGCGAGGTGGTCAACCGCCTGCAGCAGCAGGCCGGCGAAGCCAGTGGCGTGATGGAGCGCGGTCAGCAATCCGCCCGGCAGGTCGCGGACCACGCCGAGCGAGTGGCGACGGCCATCGACGGGGTGAGCCGCGCTGTGCAGCGGATCCACGAGATGAATGCGCAGGTGGCCAGCGCCGCCGAGGAGCAGACTGCTGTTTCCGAGGAGATCAACCGCAATATCCTGCAAGTCAGCGACCGGGTGGCGGATACGGCCACGGCCGCCGAAGATACCCGGCGCACCGGTGAGACGCTGGTGAAGATGGTGGACGAGCTGCGGGGCCTATTGCGACAGTTTTCGGCCTGAGGAGCCTGTCCAGCTGCAGGGAGGGTGCAAGGCGTTGATGGGCACGGGATGAGCCGAAAGCAGGGCAGGGCTCGCCAGCGAGCGAAACCGGACATGAGCGCCGGCTACCCTGGGCCGCTGCGTTGGCAAGCGCGTGTGCTGGGCTGGCTGGACGGCCCCTGGGCGATGCCGGGCCTGTTCCTGTTCTCGCTGCTAGAGCAGTATGGCCATGTCGGTGCCTACGCGCGTTACAGCGAACTGTTCGAAGGCCAGGGATTCTGGGTCGATTCCGCGCGCCGTATCACAACAGGAAAATCGTCGCCAGGCCCAGGAACGCCATGAAGCCTATCACGTCGGTGACCGTGGTGAGCATCATGCCCCCGGCGAGAGCCGGGTCAACGCCCACCTTGCGCAGGAACAACGGAATGATGCTGCCGGCGAAGGCGCCGAAGAAAAGGTTGATGACCATGGCGCAGCCGATAATGAGCCCGATGCGCGGGTTGTGGAACCAGGTGGCCGCCACCGCGCCGATGACGGCGGCCCAGAGCATTCCGTTGAGTACCCCCACCGCGGTTTCCCGCAGTATCAGCGAGCGCGCGTTCGCGGAGCCGATCTGGCCCAGGGCGAGTCCTCGTATTACCACGGTGAGTGTCTGCTGCCCGGCGATTCCGCCCATGCTCGCGACGATGGGCATGAGCACAGCGAGCGCGACGATCTGCTGAATGGTGGCTTCGAAGATGTTGACCACCGAGGCGGCGGTCAGCGCGGAGATCAGGCTTATCCCCAGCCACACGGCCCGGCGCCGGGCGTTGGTGAATATCGGCGCGAACATGTCGGTTTCTTCATCCAGACCCGCCATGTGCATGAGTGAACGCTCGGCTTCGTCACGAATGACGTCCACCACGTCATCAATGGTGATTCGCCCGAGCAATTGCCCCTGCTCATCCACCACCGGTGCCGAGACCAGGTCGCGGTCCTGGAAGAGCTTGGCGACTTCCGTGGCGGAACTGTCCGCCTGGATGGGCTCCAGGCTCGCATCCAGTACCTTGGCCACGCTCAGGTTCGGGTCGTTGGTGAGCAGCTGGGAGAGCGGCAGGATGCCCACGTAGCGGTCGTAGCGGTTGACCACGATCAGCTTGTCGGTGAGCTCCGGGATCTCGCCGCGCAGGCGCAGATAGCGCAGCACCACGTCCAGGCTCACGTCGGCCCGCACCGTGATGGTGTCGGTGTTCATCAGGCCGCCGGCGCTGTCCTCGGGGTAGGACATCACCGCTTCCAGGCGCTGGCGGTTCTGCTTGTCCATGGACTGCAGGACTTCGCCGATCAGGGTCGCCGGCAGGTCCTGGAGGAAGTCCGCCAGGTCGTCCATGTCCATGCCTTCGGTGGCGGCGATCAACTCCTTGGGATCCATATCGCCGATGATCACGTTGCGCAGGTCGTCGTTGACGTGCAGCAACACCTCGCCGTCGTACTCCGGATCCACCAGCTCCCACAGCAGCTTGCGCTGGGCGGGGGGGAAGGATTCCAGCAGATGGGCGATCTCGGCCGGGTGCAGGGCATTGAGCATGGCCCGCGCGCGCTGCACGGTGCCGCTCTCCAGAGCCTCGGCAAGGGCCTGGATGAGGCTCAGGGGCTTTTCCTGCTTGGCCGTTTGTTGCATGGCGCCCTCAATTTGCTCGGGGGTGGGCGAAGGACGGCCAATCTTAGTACACGGAGGCGGGTCGCTACCATCGTCTCCTTAAGTCCGCCTCGAGAGAAAGGTATGCGCGGCCGTGCGCCGCTTCCCTAGGGGGGAGGGGCTTACTCCGCCTCCTCGAAGCGCGAGGCCACCAGTTGCTCCAGGGCATCCAGGGCCTGTTCGGCGTCCTCGCCCTCGGCGCTCAGCTCCAGGCTGGTGCCGCGCCCGGCGGCGAGCATCATCACGCCCATGATGCTCTTGCCGTTGACGGTCTTCTCGCCCTTGCGCAGGCGGATGGCGGCGTCGAAGTTCGAGGCGGTGGCGACGAAGCGGGCCGCGGCCCGGGCGTGCAGGCCGAGTTTGTTGATGATGGTGATCTTGCGGCTGGGCATGGTAGCTTGTTCCTCGGGCTGTGGGCGCTCAGCAATCGACCAGCAGCACGCCGTCCTGGCCGCCGGTGAGTGCCTTGTCGCGCAGGGCGCGCAGATCCAGCGTGGGGTAGTTGAGCACGCGCAGCAGCATGGGCAGGTTGATGCCCGTGACCACGGCGGTGCCCGGGAGCGCGCGCATGCGGCAGGCGATATTGCTGGGGGTGGAGCCGTAGGCGTCGGTGAGCAGCAGCACGCCATCTCCCTGCTCCAGTCGCTCCACCAGGGTGGCGGCCTGTGCGGTCATGTCGTCCGGGTCGGCGTCCTGGGGCACGGACAGGCACTCGGCTCGCAAGGGGCACACGCCCAGGGTGCGCCGGGCGGTATCCAGCAGCGCGTCGCCGATACGGTCGTGGGTGATCAGCAGCAGGGCTACGCTCATGTGAGCTCCCGATGGCGCAGGGTCACGCCCTCGCGCTGGCCTCTGAAGTGGCGGTGCATCTGCTCGGCCAACCACACCGAGCGGTGTTGGCCGCCGGTGCAGCCCACGGCGATGGTCAGATAACTGCGGTTCTCCCGCTCGAAGGCCGGTATCCACTGGTCGAGAAAGCCCTGCATCTGCTCCAGATAGGCTACCGCCTCGCCCTGGTTCTGCAGGTACTGCTCCACCGCCGCGTCACGCCCGGTGAGCGGGCGCAGGGCCGGCTCCCAGTGGGGGTTGGGCAGGCAGCGGGCGTCGAAGACGAAATCCGCGTCGGTGGGCACGCCGTGCTTGTAGCCGAAGGACTGGATCAGCAGCGAGAGGCTGCGCTTGCCCAGCTGCATGCGCTCGCGCACCAGTTCGCGCAACTGGTGCACATTGGTGGCGGTGGTGTCCACGGTGAGATCGGCCCGCGCGAGGATCGGGGCGAGCAGTTCCCGCTCCCGGGCGATGGCCTCGGCAAGGGTGCGCTCGGGGCCGCTCAGCGGATGCTTGCGGCGGGTCTCCTTGAAGCGCTTGAGCAGGGTATCGTCGTCGGCGGTGAGAAAGAGAATCCGGCTGTGGATCTGCTGGGCTTCCAGCTCCTGGAGGATCTGTGCGAAGCGCGCCAGGTCTTCGGGACGGTTGCGCGCGTCTATGCCTACCGCGTAGCGCACCTCCTCGGTCATGCCGGTGTCGGTGATGTGCCGGCCGAAGGCGCCCAGCAGGCCCACGTGCAGATTGTCGATGCAGTAATAGCCCAGGTCTTCCAGGGTGTGCAGGGCGACAGTCTTGCCCGAACCCGACAGGCCACTGATGATAACCAGTTTCATGGGCAGGCCCCCGTGCTCAACAGCTCAATGGGCGGACAGTGGGCGGGGACAGGCCGCGCGTTGCGGTTTCCACCAGCAGTGCCAGCGGTCGTCCGGGGCTGACCGGCAGTTGCAGGCAAGGCAGGCTTTGGCCCAGGTAGGCCCGTTCGCAGTGGCGCGGTTCCAGTCGCGGCCAGTCGGCATAGTCCGCCGGTGAGGCTTTCAGTAATTCGATTTCCAGGGCGATGCTCGTTTCGGCCAGCCAGGCGCCGGGACCGAACAGGCGTGTCACCTCCAGCAGGCCCAGGCCGCGCACCTCCAACAGGCCGCGCAGCGCCTCGGGGCTGCGTCCGCGGGGGGCGCCAGGGGCCGGGTACAGTTCCACCGCGTCATCGGCCACCAGCCGATGGCCGCGTTCGATCAGCTGCAGGGCGGTCTCGCTCTTGCCCACGCCGCTCTCGCCGGTGAGCAGCACGCCCCGCCCATCCAGCGACAGCAGGACGCCGGGAATGGTCTGTACTTCGGGGCTCGTGGGGCGGATGGGCATGTCTGTGTTCAGGACGGGTTCCGGGTGGCCTGCCAGTCCAGCAGCATCTGATGGATCTGTTCGGGCGTTTCCGCGCCGCGCAGGCGCTCGCACAGCGTCTGGTCGCTGAACAGCTCCGCCAGGCTGGAGAGGATCTGCAGGTGCTCGTCGGTGAAGTGCTCCGGAACCACCAGGGCAAACATCAGGTCCACGGGTTGCTTGTCGAAGGCGTCGAAGTCCACGCCGCTCTGCAACTTGATGAAGGCGCCCAGCGCCTCGCTGCTGCCCTCGATGCGGGCGTGAGGCAGGGCGACTCCGCGGCCGAGGCCGGTGCTGCCCAGCCGCTCCCGGCTGATCAGTTTTTCGAACACCGTGTTCGCGGACAGGGTGTCGGCGTTCCGGGTAAGCAGTTCGCTGAGTGTCTCCAGGGAGCGTTTCTTGCTGGCCAGGTCCGCATCGACGGCGATGCGTTCGAGGCTGATCAGATCGACGATGTTCATTTTTTCTAGCGCGCCTATGGAAGCGGGGCGGCCCGTTTTGGGGCCGCCCCGACTGCGTTACTCGAGCGCTGCCTTCTGGGCGGCGCCTTCGCGACGGTGGTGATCGGTGAGTTTTTCCTTGTGCTTGACGACCTGCCGGTCGAGCTTGTCGATCAGCGCGTCGATGGCGGCATACATGTCCTCGTGGGTGGCTTCGGCGTGAATGCGGGCCCCACTGAGTAGCATGGTGGCTTCGGCCTTCTGGTCCAACTTTTCCACCGTGAGAATGACGTGCACATCCACCACGTTGTCGAAGTGACGCTCCAGGCGGTCGAGTTTGTCCTTGACGTAGCTGCGGAGCGCCTCGGTGATGTCCACGTGATGGCCGGTGACGTTGATCTGCATACCGCCTCCTTTGGGGTATTCAGGCGAGCCTCTTTCGCTCGGTGGATGAACCAATGTTCATGGCTTCCCTGTACTTTGCCACGGTTCGTCGGGCAACGTTAATGCCTTCGTCCTGAAGGATCTCGGTGAGCTTGCTGTCACTCAAGGGCTTGTCGGGTGCCTCGGCGGCGATGAGCTTGCGGATGCGTGCGCGGATGGCGGTGGCGGAGCACTCCTGGCCATCGGCGGTGCTGACGTGGCTGGAGAAGAAATACTTGAACTCCAGCGTGCCCCGCGGGGTGTGCATGTACTTCTGGGTGGTGATGCGCGAGATGGTGGACTCGTGCATCTCCACCTCTTCGGCCACTTCGCGCAGTACCAGCGGCTTCATGGCCTCTTCGCCGTGCTCGAAGAAGCCCTGCTGGTGGGCGACGATGAAGCGGGCGACCTTCAGCAGGGTCTCGTGGCGGCTCTGCAGGCTCTTGAGGAACCAGCGCGCCTCCTGGAGCTGGTCGCGCAGGGTGGCGCTCTCGCCACCCTTGAGCAGGCCGGCGTAGTAGTCGTTGACCCGAATCTTCGGCAGGGCATCGGTGTTCAGATCCACCTGCCAGACCCCCCGCTGCTTGCGCACGAACACATCCGGAATGACATATTGGGGCGTTTCGTCGCTGATCCGCGCGCCCGGATGCGGATCCAGGGTCTGGATCAGGGCGACCACCGCCCGCAGGCTGTCCTGGTCGAGCTTCAGGCGGCGCATCAACTGGCTGTATTGGCGCCCGGCGAGCAGTTCCAGGTGCTTGTCCACCAGCAGCCGCGCTTCGGCGAGCCAGGGGGTGTCGGGGGGCAGGGGCTCGAGCTGCAGCAGCAGCGCTTCGCGGGGCTCCCGCGCGGCCACCCCCACCGGGTCGAAGCGCTGGACGCGCTGAAGCACCGTTTCCACCTCTTCCGGTTCCACCCGCCACTCGGGGGGCAGGGCCTGCAGCACCTCCTCGGTGCCGATGTGCAGGTAACCGTCGTCGGCCACCGAGTCGATGAGGATCTCGGCGATATAGCGGTCCTTCTCGGTGAAACCGCACAGATCCGCCTGCCAGCGCAGGTGCGCGCGCAAGCCGCCCGCGCTGCCGCTCTCGTTGGCGAAGGGGTCGCGGTCGTCGAATTCGGGGCTGCTGTAGCTGGTGGAGCCGTCGTAGACGTCGTCCCACTGGCTGTCCACCGGCAATTCGTCGGGGATGTGCTCGTTGGGCTCGCTGGTATCCCGGGCGCTGTCCTCCGCGGGCTCCGGGGCGTCCCGGGCCTCGCGTTCCTCGTCGCGCTCGCGGCTGGACAGTTCCCGGTCCAGGCTGGGCTCGGTGTCTTCCTCCAGCTCCAGCATGACATTGGACTCCAGCGCCTGCTGGATCTCCAGCTGCAGGTCCAGGCTGGAGAGCTGCAACAGCCGTATGGCCTGTTGCAGCTGGGGCGTCATGGTGAGCTGCTGCCCCAGGCGTATTTGCAGACTTTGCTTCATGCCCATGGGCGTCGGTCGATGCCGCGCGCTGCGTGCCGCTGATTAGTGTGGGATGGGTACATGCTTAGCGTCCATCGTAGCCTAATTGTCACGGGGCTGGAACGGCGGGCGGGCCGCGCCGGGCCCGGGGAGGCGCTGCCCCCTTCTTTTGGGCCTCTCACCGTCTGGCGGTTCGCCGCCAAGGCGCGATGGGGCGTCGCCCTGGCCAAGGGTCTGGGCCATTCGTGGCGGGCGCCGCCTCGCCGAGGCGCGCCCGGCTGCCGCAGAGGCCTCGGGGGGATCGATCCGTGTGCCCCTAGAGCCGGAAATGCTCCCCCAGGTAGACCTCCTTGACCCGCTGATTGGCCAGCACTTCTTCGGCGCTGCCCTCGGCGATCACCGCGCCGTCCCCCAGGATATAGGCCCGCTGCACGATGCCCAGGGTCTCGCGCACATTGTGGTCGGTGATCAGCACGCCGATGCCGCGTTCGGCCAGATGGCGCACGATCTGCTGGATGTCCACCACCGAGATGGGGTCCACGCCGGCGAAAGGCTCATCGAGCAGGATGAAACGCGGGTTGG
This is a stretch of genomic DNA from Alkalilimnicola sp. S0819. It encodes these proteins:
- a CDS encoding RNA polymerase factor sigma-54, which produces MKQSLQIRLGQQLTMTPQLQQAIRLLQLSSLDLQLEIQQALESNVMLELEEDTEPSLDRELSSRERDEEREARDAPEPAEDSARDTSEPNEHIPDELPVDSQWDDVYDGSTSYSSPEFDDRDPFANESGSAGGLRAHLRWQADLCGFTEKDRYIAEILIDSVADDGYLHIGTEEVLQALPPEWRVEPEEVETVLQRVQRFDPVGVAAREPREALLLQLEPLPPDTPWLAEARLLVDKHLELLAGRQYSQLMRRLKLDQDSLRAVVALIQTLDPHPGARISDETPQYVIPDVFVRKQRGVWQVDLNTDALPKIRVNDYYAGLLKGGESATLRDQLQEARWFLKSLQSRHETLLKVARFIVAHQQGFFEHGEEAMKPLVLREVAEEVEMHESTISRITTQKYMHTPRGTLEFKYFFSSHVSTADGQECSATAIRARIRKLIAAEAPDKPLSDSKLTEILQDEGINVARRTVAKYREAMNIGSSTERKRLA